Proteins encoded by one window of bacterium:
- the mscL gene encoding large conductance mechanosensitive channel protein MscL, whose product MWAEFRSFIARGNVVDLAVGIVVGAAFTSVVNSLVNDVLMPPLGLLTGGLDFSNLYINLSGEEYASLAAAQEAGAPTINYGMFINNIVSFLIVSFAVFLLVKQYNRLLRKPAPAGDPTEKPCPHCKFSIPIDATRCGHCTSELIPA is encoded by the coding sequence ATGTGGGCCGAGTTTCGCAGCTTCATCGCACGGGGAAACGTCGTGGACCTGGCGGTCGGCATCGTGGTCGGCGCGGCGTTCACCTCTGTGGTGAACTCGCTGGTCAATGATGTCCTGATGCCGCCGTTGGGGCTCCTCACCGGTGGCCTGGACTTCTCCAACCTGTACATCAACCTGTCGGGTGAGGAGTACGCGTCGCTGGCTGCTGCGCAGGAGGCAGGGGCGCCGACGATCAATTACGGGATGTTCATCAACAACATCGTCTCGTTCCTGATCGTCTCCTTCGCCGTGTTCCTGCTGGTCAAGCAGTACAACCGGCTGCTCCGCAAGCCGGCGCCGGCGGGCGATCCGACGGAGAAACCCTGCCCGCACTGCAAGTTCTCCATCCCGATCGACGCCACGCGCTGCGGCCACTGCACGTCCGAGCTGATCCCGGCGTAG
- the hemG gene encoding protoporphyrinogen oxidase — MIAIVGAGITGLALAHYLSTLGVECIVLEAAETAGGAIRTVNEDGRVLELGPQRMRTSRELDRLIGELGLEGQRIDAPAGLPLLIYHAGALHRVPMGLREALRSDLFGWRGKLRLLVEPLTGGARGDETVAHYLTRKLGREAYERVAGPLFGGLYASDPADMLVRHSLAGLLRELGVRRSLTRALRRRRGAGSAVVSFRAGMQTLTDALYARHRDRIWLSTRVHGVRLADGRVELETDRGTIEASHVVLTTPADVTAALLRDAAPEAAGRLARLQYNPLAIVHLHSDARLEGSGYQVSFGERLETRGVTFNANLFGRDGIYTAFLGGARHPRLVDLPDFRIAAIASAEFELVTGAEARVLRVSRTRIPAWDRSWKALDGLELPPRIHLAANYESRAGIPGRVVRARQLAETLAARLS, encoded by the coding sequence ATGATCGCCATCGTCGGCGCCGGGATCACGGGGCTCGCGTTGGCCCACTATCTCTCCACGCTGGGCGTGGAGTGCATCGTGCTGGAGGCGGCCGAGACCGCGGGCGGGGCGATCCGCACGGTGAACGAGGACGGCCGCGTGCTGGAGCTGGGGCCGCAGCGCATGCGGACGTCGCGCGAGCTCGACCGACTGATCGGAGAACTCGGGCTCGAGGGGCAGCGCATCGACGCGCCGGCGGGGCTGCCGCTGCTGATCTACCACGCCGGCGCGCTGCATCGGGTGCCGATGGGTTTGCGGGAGGCGTTGCGGAGCGACCTGTTCGGGTGGCGCGGCAAGCTCCGCCTCCTGGTGGAGCCGCTGACCGGCGGCGCTCGGGGTGACGAGACGGTCGCGCACTACCTGACGCGGAAGCTCGGGCGCGAGGCGTACGAGCGCGTGGCGGGCCCGCTGTTCGGCGGGCTGTACGCCTCGGACCCGGCGGACATGTTGGTGCGCCATTCGCTGGCGGGGCTGCTGCGCGAGTTGGGCGTGCGGCGGAGCCTGACCCGCGCCCTGCGCCGGCGACGCGGCGCTGGATCCGCGGTGGTCTCGTTCCGGGCCGGGATGCAAACGCTGACTGATGCGCTGTACGCGCGGCACCGCGACCGCATCTGGCTCTCGACGCGGGTGCACGGCGTCCGTCTTGCCGATGGCCGTGTGGAGCTCGAGACCGACCGAGGAACGATCGAGGCCAGCCATGTCGTCTTGACGACACCCGCGGATGTCACCGCTGCGCTCCTCCGCGACGCGGCGCCGGAGGCTGCCGGGCGACTGGCCCGGCTCCAGTACAACCCGCTCGCGATCGTTCACCTGCACTCGGACGCGCGGCTGGAGGGTTCAGGCTACCAGGTCTCGTTCGGCGAGCGCCTCGAGACGCGCGGCGTGACGTTCAACGCCAACCTGTTCGGGCGGGACGGCATCTACACCGCGTTCCTGGGCGGCGCGCGGCACCCGCGGCTGGTGGACCTGCCGGACTTCCGCATCGCCGCCATCGCCAGCGCGGAGTTCGAGCTGGTCACCGGCGCGGAGGCGCGGGTGCTGCGCGTGTCGCGGACGCGCATCCCCGCATGGGATCGGTCCTGGAAAGCGCTGGACGGGCTCGAGCTGCCGCCCCGCATCCATCTGGCCGCGAACTACGAGTCCCGTGCGGGCATCCCGGGCCGGGTCGTGCGGGCGCGGCAGCTCGCGGAAACGCTGGCGGCGCGCCTGTCGTGA
- a CDS encoding phosphorybosylanthranilate isomerase, with product MVHLLPLPGAPRWAGSLDQVRERALADARALEAGGVDGIIVENFGDAPFYPDAVPAETIAAMAVITAEVVRAVGVPVGVNVLRNDAAAALAVAAASGARFIRVNVHTGAMLTDQGWITGRAHETLRLRARIAPTVAIAADVLVKHAVPPAGLEAARAAEDAWSRGLADVLIVSGAATGKPTDVERIRAVKAAVPEATVWAGSGVDADNIAAVLAVADGAIIGSAFQRGGRAGEPVEPDRVRAVLAAAGRS from the coding sequence ATGGTCCACCTGCTGCCGTTGCCCGGCGCACCGCGATGGGCGGGGTCGCTGGACCAGGTCCGTGAGCGCGCGCTGGCGGACGCCCGGGCGCTCGAGGCGGGCGGCGTGGATGGCATCATCGTCGAGAACTTCGGCGATGCGCCGTTCTACCCGGACGCGGTCCCGGCCGAGACCATCGCCGCGATGGCCGTGATCACCGCGGAGGTGGTGCGCGCCGTCGGCGTGCCCGTCGGCGTCAACGTGCTGCGCAACGATGCGGCTGCCGCGCTCGCCGTCGCCGCGGCGTCGGGCGCGCGCTTCATCCGGGTCAACGTCCACACGGGCGCCATGCTCACCGACCAGGGTTGGATCACGGGTCGCGCCCACGAGACGTTGCGGCTCCGTGCGCGCATCGCGCCGACCGTCGCGATCGCGGCCGACGTGCTGGTCAAGCACGCCGTGCCCCCAGCCGGGCTCGAGGCGGCCCGCGCCGCGGAGGACGCCTGGAGCCGCGGGCTCGCCGACGTCCTCATCGTTTCCGGCGCCGCCACCGGCAAGCCGACGGATGTCGAGCGCATCCGCGCCGTGAAGGCCGCCGTCCCCGAGGCCACCGTCTGGGCCGGCAGCGGCGTCGACGCCGACAACATCGCGGCCGTTCTCGCCGTCGCGGACGGGGCCATCATCGGCAGCGCGTTCCAGCGGGGCGGTCGCGCGGGCGAACCCGTGGAGCCGGATCGCGTGCGCGCGGTTCTGGCGGCGGCGGGTCGGAGCTGA
- the hemH gene encoding ferrochelatase, which translates to MAIGVILLNFGEPEEPTEEVVVPFLERIFMTNASLEGRMTEERARARSRALALERAPGLIEEYLEIGGSPLNRQAAAQAEALAAELGRRGIAARTYVGMQFTDPTIRSAVERAREDGVERLVGLPVYPLCGPSTTIAALAELRAQVGALGWDVDIIEITGWHRHPAYVALRAEGIRRTVAENGLDLTDGRTRLVFSVHGTPMRYIEQGSRYVQYAEESCRAIAEAAGAPAYDIGYQNHTNRPIPWTQPDIEAVIEGIDAEHVVVVPVSFMHEQSETLAELDIELREAAEARGLGFHRVPVPHDDARFITLLADLVQAALAGGRTDGLALTSCACRRTPGTWCLGGADVRAL; encoded by the coding sequence ATGGCCATCGGTGTGATCCTCCTCAACTTCGGCGAGCCGGAAGAGCCGACGGAGGAGGTGGTGGTTCCCTTCCTCGAGCGGATCTTCATGACCAACGCATCCCTCGAGGGCAGAATGACGGAAGAGCGGGCGCGGGCGCGCAGCCGGGCGCTCGCGCTCGAGCGCGCGCCCGGGTTGATCGAGGAGTACCTCGAGATCGGCGGCTCGCCGCTGAACCGCCAAGCCGCGGCGCAGGCGGAAGCGCTGGCGGCCGAGCTCGGCCGCCGGGGCATCGCCGCGCGCACGTACGTCGGCATGCAGTTCACCGACCCCACCATCCGTTCGGCGGTCGAGCGCGCCCGTGAGGATGGCGTCGAACGGCTGGTCGGGCTGCCTGTCTATCCGCTCTGCGGCCCATCCACGACCATAGCGGCGCTGGCCGAGCTGCGCGCGCAGGTCGGCGCGCTGGGCTGGGATGTGGACATCATCGAGATCACGGGCTGGCACCGGCACCCGGCGTACGTCGCGCTGCGCGCGGAGGGCATCCGGCGCACCGTCGCGGAGAACGGGCTCGACCTCACGGACGGCCGCACGCGGCTGGTGTTCTCGGTGCACGGCACGCCGATGCGCTACATCGAGCAAGGCAGCCGTTACGTGCAGTACGCCGAGGAGTCGTGCCGCGCCATTGCGGAAGCGGCCGGCGCGCCTGCCTACGACATCGGCTACCAGAACCACACGAACCGGCCGATCCCGTGGACGCAGCCGGACATCGAGGCGGTGATCGAGGGGATCGATGCCGAGCACGTCGTCGTCGTCCCCGTGAGCTTCATGCACGAGCAGTCCGAGACTCTCGCGGAGCTGGACATCGAGCTGCGGGAGGCGGCGGAGGCGCGCGGCCTCGGCTTCCACCGCGTGCCGGTCCCGCACGACGACGCGCGCTTCATCACGTTGCTCGCGGATCTGGTGCAGGCGGCGCTCGCGGGCGGCCGCACGGACGGGCTCGCCCTCACCTCGTGCGCGTGCCGCCGCACGCCGGGCACGTGGTGCCTCGGCGGCGCCGACGTTCGGGCCCTGTGA
- a CDS encoding peptidyl-dipeptidase, which produces MSFFARQPRSAAVLAVALLFPALRPSLAAQQIKAGAPSVAEAIAFVDSAEAVLMDLAVRAERAAWIQSTYITEDTELLAAQEFEKYVAASVALAKQAARYVDLDLPEDVRRKLTLLRLSQTMPAPADPAKTAELTRIAARMESTYGRGRYCRPSGECFDLEELSDTLALSRDPDRLLEAWVGWHSISIPMRQDYQRFVELVNEGARGLGFADAGAMWRSGYDMPPDEFAAEVDRLWSQVKPLYDALHCHVRAKLGEYYGFDLVPQDGPIPAHLLGNMWAQAWGNIYELVAPPSSDPGYDLTEVLQSRQIDAKEMVRYGERFFTSLGFDPLPETFWTRSLFTKPADRDVVCHASAWNIDAVEDLRIKMCIQPTAEDFQTIHHELGHNFYQRAYNKQPFLFRSGANDGFHEAVGDAVALSVTPRYLVQVGLIDREPDPSGDLGLLMRDALEKVAFLPFGLVVDQWRWKVFSGEIGPEEYNRAWWELREKYQGVAPPVERTEEHFDPGAKYHVPANVPYTRYFLAHILQFQFHRALCQAAGYSGPLHRCSIYGNREAGRRLQAMLELGQSRPWPEALEVLTGQREMDATAILDYFAPLKAWLDEQNRGRTCGW; this is translated from the coding sequence ATGTCGTTCTTCGCACGGCAACCCCGCAGCGCGGCGGTCCTCGCCGTCGCCCTGCTCTTCCCTGCGCTCCGGCCATCGCTCGCCGCGCAGCAGATCAAGGCCGGCGCACCCTCGGTGGCCGAGGCCATCGCCTTCGTGGACTCCGCCGAGGCGGTGCTGATGGACCTGGCCGTGAGGGCCGAGCGCGCCGCGTGGATCCAGTCCACCTACATCACCGAGGACACGGAACTCCTGGCCGCACAGGAGTTCGAGAAGTACGTCGCCGCGTCGGTTGCGCTGGCGAAACAGGCGGCCCGCTACGTCGACCTCGACCTCCCGGAGGATGTGCGCCGCAAGCTCACGCTGCTGCGGCTCTCGCAGACCATGCCGGCCCCCGCGGATCCTGCCAAGACCGCGGAGCTCACGCGCATCGCGGCGCGCATGGAGAGCACGTACGGGCGGGGTCGCTACTGCCGGCCGAGCGGTGAGTGCTTCGACCTCGAGGAGCTGAGCGACACGCTCGCGCTGAGCCGCGACCCGGACCGCCTGCTCGAGGCGTGGGTCGGCTGGCACTCGATCTCCATCCCCATGCGCCAGGACTACCAGCGCTTCGTGGAGCTGGTCAACGAGGGCGCGCGCGGACTCGGCTTCGCGGACGCCGGCGCGATGTGGCGCTCCGGCTACGACATGCCGCCGGACGAGTTCGCGGCGGAGGTAGACCGGCTCTGGAGTCAGGTCAAGCCGCTCTACGACGCCCTGCACTGCCACGTGCGCGCCAAGCTCGGTGAGTACTACGGCTTCGATCTCGTGCCGCAGGACGGGCCCATCCCCGCGCACCTGCTCGGCAACATGTGGGCGCAGGCGTGGGGCAACATCTACGAGCTCGTGGCGCCCCCCTCGTCCGATCCGGGCTACGACCTCACCGAAGTGCTCCAGTCCAGGCAGATCGACGCGAAGGAGATGGTCCGCTACGGCGAGCGCTTCTTCACGTCGCTCGGGTTCGACCCGCTGCCCGAGACGTTCTGGACGCGGTCGCTGTTCACCAAGCCCGCGGACCGCGACGTGGTCTGTCACGCCAGCGCGTGGAACATCGACGCCGTGGAGGACCTGCGCATCAAGATGTGCATCCAGCCCACGGCGGAGGACTTCCAGACCATCCACCACGAGCTGGGCCACAACTTCTACCAGCGCGCGTACAACAAGCAGCCGTTCCTCTTCCGCTCGGGCGCGAACGACGGCTTCCACGAGGCCGTGGGCGACGCGGTCGCTCTGTCGGTCACGCCGAGGTACCTGGTGCAGGTCGGGCTGATCGACCGTGAGCCCGATCCCTCCGGCGACCTCGGCCTGCTCATGCGCGACGCGCTCGAGAAGGTCGCGTTCCTGCCGTTCGGCCTGGTCGTGGATCAGTGGCGCTGGAAGGTGTTCTCGGGCGAGATCGGGCCGGAGGAGTACAACCGGGCGTGGTGGGAGTTGCGCGAGAAGTACCAGGGCGTAGCCCCGCCCGTCGAGCGCACGGAGGAGCACTTCGACCCGGGCGCCAAGTACCACGTTCCCGCGAACGTGCCGTACACGCGCTACTTCCTCGCCCACATCCTCCAGTTCCAGTTCCACCGCGCGTTGTGCCAGGCCGCGGGCTACTCCGGGCCGCTGCACCGCTGCTCGATCTACGGCAACCGGGAAGCGGGCCGCCGGCTCCAGGCGATGCTCGAACTGGGGCAGAGCCGCCCGTGGCCCGAGGCCCTCGAGGTGCTCACCGGCCAGCGCGAGATGGACGCCACGGCGATCCTCGACTACTTCGCGCCGCTCAAGGCGTGGCTGGACGAGCAGAATCGGGGGAGGACGTGCGGGTGGTAG
- a CDS encoding uroporphyrinogen decarboxylase yields MNDRLLRALRREPVDRTPVWFMRQAGRSLPKYRASRAERGMFELLRDPEAAAAITTLPLEYFPVDAVVLYNDLVTPFFAAGFEVELRPGEGPVVLQPIEAARDVERLKPFDPRVALDWALAQIRLLVQRLDVPVIGFVGAPLTLCSYLVAGGRVHDLAKLKAFMWREPEAWQRLASFWAEHLAEFAIAQHEAGAAAVQVFDSWAGALAPEDYERHVLPYVARMFERLRAAGVPSIHFYTGNPALLPLVAAAGGDAVSVDWRIPIDRAWELIGEDRAIQGNLDPAALLAGRDYAVARTREILERVNRRPGHIFNLGHGVLPETDPAVLRAVVETVHSF; encoded by the coding sequence ATGAACGATCGCCTGTTGAGGGCGTTGCGCCGGGAGCCCGTGGACCGCACGCCGGTGTGGTTCATGCGGCAGGCGGGCCGGTCGCTGCCGAAGTACCGGGCGAGCCGGGCGGAGCGCGGCATGTTCGAGCTGTTGCGCGACCCGGAGGCCGCGGCGGCGATCACCACGCTGCCGCTGGAGTACTTCCCGGTGGACGCGGTGGTGCTCTACAACGACCTGGTCACGCCGTTCTTCGCGGCGGGGTTCGAGGTGGAGCTGCGGCCGGGGGAAGGGCCGGTCGTTCTCCAGCCGATCGAAGCCGCGCGGGATGTGGAGCGGCTGAAGCCGTTCGACCCGCGCGTCGCGCTGGACTGGGCGCTCGCCCAGATCCGTCTCCTCGTCCAGCGGCTCGATGTGCCCGTGATCGGCTTCGTGGGCGCGCCGCTGACGCTGTGCTCGTATCTGGTCGCCGGCGGCCGTGTGCACGATCTGGCGAAGCTCAAGGCGTTCATGTGGCGCGAGCCCGAGGCGTGGCAGCGGCTGGCGAGCTTCTGGGCCGAGCACCTCGCGGAGTTCGCCATCGCGCAGCACGAGGCGGGCGCCGCGGCGGTCCAGGTCTTCGACTCGTGGGCGGGTGCGCTCGCGCCCGAGGACTACGAGCGGCACGTGCTGCCGTACGTGGCGCGCATGTTCGAGCGCCTCCGTGCTGCGGGGGTGCCGAGCATTCACTTCTACACGGGCAACCCCGCGCTGCTGCCGCTGGTCGCTGCGGCGGGCGGCGATGCGGTGAGCGTGGACTGGCGCATCCCGATCGACCGTGCGTGGGAGTTGATCGGCGAGGACCGTGCGATCCAGGGCAACCTGGACCCTGCAGCGCTGCTCGCGGGGCGCGACTACGCGGTCGCGCGCACGCGGGAGATCCTGGAGCGCGTGAACCGCAGGCCGGGCCACATTTTCAATCTCGGGCACGGCGTGCTGCCGGAGACGGATCCGGCGGTCCTGCGCGCGGTCGTCGAGACCGTGCACTCGTTCTGA
- a CDS encoding lyase encodes MRTPTAVVLASIVWLGVPAGSAAQSEQVHIEEWTVPWERSRPRDPYVGPDGRVWFVGQVGNYVAYLEPRSGEFKRYELDEGVHPHNVIVDAQGTVWYAGNQAAHIGKLDPKSGQITKFPMPNPAVRDPHTLIFDQNGDIWFTAQGGNHIGKLTVKTGEVELIPVPIERSRPYGIAIDSKGRPWINLMGADKLATVDPQTMELELIQMPRQGSHSRRIGITSDDRIWYVDYNGGYLGVYDQETRQFKEWVLPSGPQSRPYAMAVDDRDRVWVVETGVQPNRFVGFDPETETFFSNTPVRSNGAARNTIRHMYFHPPTGEIWFGTDANTIGRALVSPRPVRTE; translated from the coding sequence ATGAGGACACCCACTGCAGTGGTACTCGCCTCCATCGTCTGGCTCGGAGTGCCGGCCGGCTCGGCCGCCCAGAGCGAGCAGGTGCACATCGAGGAGTGGACCGTCCCGTGGGAACGGAGCCGGCCGCGGGACCCGTACGTGGGCCCCGACGGCCGCGTCTGGTTCGTGGGCCAGGTCGGCAACTACGTGGCGTACCTCGAGCCGCGCTCCGGCGAGTTCAAACGCTACGAGCTCGACGAGGGCGTACACCCCCACAACGTGATCGTCGATGCCCAGGGCACCGTCTGGTACGCCGGCAACCAGGCCGCGCACATCGGCAAGCTCGATCCGAAGAGCGGCCAGATCACGAAGTTCCCGATGCCGAACCCCGCGGTCCGCGACCCGCACACGCTCATCTTCGACCAGAACGGCGACATCTGGTTCACGGCGCAGGGCGGCAACCACATCGGCAAGCTGACGGTGAAGACGGGCGAGGTGGAGCTGATCCCCGTGCCGATCGAGCGGTCGAGGCCGTACGGCATCGCGATCGACTCCAAAGGCCGGCCGTGGATCAACCTGATGGGCGCGGACAAGCTCGCGACGGTGGATCCGCAGACGATGGAGCTGGAGCTGATCCAGATGCCGCGCCAGGGCTCGCACAGCCGCCGCATCGGCATCACGTCGGACGACCGGATCTGGTACGTGGACTACAACGGCGGCTACCTCGGCGTCTACGATCAGGAGACCAGGCAGTTCAAGGAGTGGGTGTTGCCGAGCGGCCCGCAGTCCCGCCCGTACGCGATGGCGGTGGATGACAGGGACCGGGTCTGGGTCGTGGAGACGGGCGTGCAGCCCAACCGCTTCGTCGGCTTCGACCCCGAGACCGAGACGTTCTTCAGCAACACACCGGTGCGGAGCAACGGCGCGGCGCGGAACACGATCCGGCACATGTACTTCCATCCGCCGACCGGCGAGATCTGGTTCGGCACGGACGCGAACACGATTGGCCGGGCGCTGGTCTCGCCGCGGCCCGTCCGTACGGAGTGA
- a CDS encoding HAD family hydrolase, with protein sequence MRVPPHAGHVVPRRRRRSGPVMARSSRWDALLFDLDGTLADSIELILRSFRHTMQVHRGTVPPDSVWLASLGTPLREQLRAFARSDEELEAMVETYVEYQRSVHDEMVRAYPGVTDMLEAVARAGLRLAVVTGKRREMAARTLRVCGLDRFFSVVITADDAVPGKPDAAPVRAAATALGIARSDRILFTGDSPHDIAAGRAAGVRTAAALWGARERDTLLAAAPDYRVETIPELTALALG encoded by the coding sequence GTGCGCGTGCCGCCGCACGCCGGGCACGTGGTGCCTCGGCGGCGCCGACGTTCGGGCCCTGTGATGGCGCGTTCCAGCCGCTGGGACGCCCTGCTGTTCGATCTCGACGGCACGCTCGCGGACAGCATCGAGCTGATCCTGCGGTCCTTCCGGCACACCATGCAGGTGCATCGGGGCACGGTGCCGCCGGACTCCGTGTGGCTGGCGAGCCTCGGCACGCCGCTCCGCGAGCAGCTCCGGGCGTTCGCCCGTAGCGATGAGGAGCTGGAGGCGATGGTCGAGACCTACGTCGAGTACCAGCGGAGCGTGCACGACGAGATGGTCCGCGCCTACCCCGGCGTCACGGACATGCTCGAGGCGGTGGCCAGGGCGGGGCTCCGGCTCGCCGTGGTCACCGGCAAGCGCCGCGAGATGGCGGCGCGTACCCTGCGCGTGTGCGGGCTCGACCGGTTCTTCTCCGTCGTCATCACGGCGGACGACGCCGTGCCGGGCAAGCCGGATGCCGCGCCGGTGCGTGCCGCCGCTACCGCGCTGGGCATCGCCCGGAGCGACCGCATCCTGTTCACCGGCGACTCGCCGCACGACATCGCCGCCGGCCGGGCCGCAGGCGTTCGGACGGCGGCAGCGTTGTGGGGTGCGCGGGAGCGGGACACGCTCCTTGCCGCCGCTCCGGATTACCGTGTCGAGACCATCCCGGAGCTCACCGCGCTCGCGCTCGGCTGA